One genomic segment of Marinitoga piezophila KA3 includes these proteins:
- the oraE gene encoding D-ornithine 4,5-aminomutase subunit OraE gives MMKLEPNKKLNVEEILKDLDKYRPKRKGWTWRKKLPPRTKIGEFEYYEVSEPLKNFVALPAAHYFNNIDPQPQEVITSEIASGRFEEDIRRMRMAAWHGADHIMVIRTLGQSHMDGLIEGTPEGIGGIPITRKQLRASRKALDLIEEEVGRPINFHSYVSGVAGPEVAVLFAEEGVNGAHQDPQYNVLYRGINMIRSFVDAAVAKKIMASVDMLQIDGAHNANASAKFAWKVMPELLVQHAINSLYSVKAGMKKENIALSTVPPIVSPTPEFRLNFVYAITIRELFKDYKFRAQMNTRYIESDLFDATRIHVLDTLISRLTKADIQSTITPDEGRNVPWHINSIRGVETAKHTLIALDGIKEMVQINWDNVRDKVRELKMRAILMLEEIIEMGGYFEAVENGMFVDNGEYPERMGDGIVRKKDGGIGAGSVVPRDKDYMAPVCHHFGYNNLPEGLEKPCDLIGGCTLCNPDKIQYIDELDEEDNVYKRLEKIREYRENNLIKPEVEWSYDGYIQLDMTIPESPEYAEAAALEICKRMGLEDAQVIAKTVLHPTEGTYLELKAKVPFAIKKDELVLPKKAEVMSDDELFEFFAKNKVKVVAGTVGNDEHNVGIREILDIKHGGIEKYGIKYEYLGTSVPPEKLIDAAIEFGAQAVLASMIVTHNDVHVENMKKLHQLAIEKGVRDKLLLIVGGTQLNDDLAKENGMDAGFGRGTKGAHVATFIAKKLKEKMEE, from the coding sequence ATGATGAAATTAGAGCCTAACAAAAAATTAAATGTAGAAGAAATCTTAAAGGATTTAGATAAATACAGACCAAAAAGAAAAGGTTGGACATGGAGAAAAAAATTACCTCCAAGAACCAAAATAGGAGAATTTGAATATTATGAAGTAAGCGAACCTCTAAAAAACTTTGTTGCATTACCAGCAGCACATTATTTCAACAATATTGATCCACAACCACAGGAAGTAATTACATCAGAAATTGCTTCAGGTAGATTTGAAGAAGATATAAGAAGAATGAGAATGGCCGCATGGCATGGTGCAGACCATATTATGGTTATTAGAACATTAGGTCAAAGTCATATGGACGGTTTAATTGAAGGAACACCAGAGGGTATTGGTGGTATACCAATTACAAGAAAGCAATTAAGAGCTTCAAGAAAGGCTCTTGACTTAATAGAAGAAGAAGTGGGTAGACCTATAAACTTCCACAGTTATGTTTCTGGTGTTGCAGGTCCGGAAGTTGCTGTATTATTTGCTGAAGAAGGTGTAAACGGAGCTCATCAGGATCCACAATACAACGTATTATACAGAGGCATTAATATGATCAGATCATTTGTTGATGCTGCTGTTGCAAAAAAGATTATGGCATCGGTTGATATGCTTCAAATTGACGGAGCTCACAATGCAAATGCATCAGCAAAATTTGCATGGAAGGTTATGCCAGAATTGTTGGTACAACATGCAATTAACTCATTATACTCAGTAAAGGCTGGAATGAAAAAAGAAAATATCGCTTTATCCACAGTTCCGCCAATAGTTTCACCAACACCAGAATTTAGATTAAACTTCGTATATGCAATAACAATAAGGGAATTATTCAAAGATTATAAATTTAGGGCACAAATGAATACAAGATATATAGAATCCGATCTCTTTGACGCAACAAGAATACACGTATTGGATACATTAATTTCCAGATTAACAAAGGCAGATATACAATCAACAATTACACCAGATGAAGGAAGAAACGTTCCATGGCACATTAACTCTATCCGTGGTGTAGAAACTGCAAAACACACATTAATTGCTTTAGACGGCATTAAAGAAATGGTTCAGATTAACTGGGATAATGTAAGAGACAAAGTTAGAGAATTAAAGATGAGAGCTATATTAATGCTCGAAGAAATAATTGAAATGGGCGGATACTTTGAAGCTGTTGAAAATGGAATGTTCGTTGACAATGGCGAATATCCAGAAAGAATGGGCGATGGTATTGTAAGAAAGAAAGATGGAGGAATTGGAGCAGGTTCTGTTGTTCCAAGAGACAAAGACTACATGGCACCTGTATGTCACCACTTTGGTTATAACAACCTTCCAGAAGGTCTTGAAAAGCCATGTGACTTAATTGGTGGATGTACATTATGTAATCCTGATAAGATCCAATACATAGACGAACTTGATGAAGAGGATAATGTATATAAGAGACTTGAAAAAATAAGGGAATACAGAGAAAATAACTTAATCAAACCAGAAGTAGAATGGAGTTATGACGGTTACATTCAGCTTGATATGACAATTCCTGAATCACCAGAATATGCAGAAGCAGCCGCTCTTGAAATCTGTAAGAGAATGGGACTTGAAGACGCACAGGTTATTGCAAAAACAGTTCTTCACCCAACAGAAGGAACATATCTTGAGTTAAAGGCAAAAGTACCATTTGCTATTAAGAAGGACGAACTTGTATTGCCTAAAAAAGCAGAAGTAATGTCAGATGATGAATTATTTGAATTCTTTGCTAAAAACAAGGTAAAGGTTGTAGCTGGTACAGTTGGTAATGATGAACACAATGTTGGTATCAGGGAAATTCTCGATATTAAACATGGCGGTATAGAAAAATACGGTATAAAATATGAATATCTTGGAACAAGTGTTCCACCAGAAAAATTAATAGATGCTGCAATTGAATTTGGCGCACAGGCTGTACTTGCTTCAATGATTGTTACACATAATGATGTACATGTTGAAAACATGAAAAAATTGCATCAATTAGCAATAGAAAAAGGTGTAAGGGATAAATTGTTATTAATAGTTGGAGGAACACAGCTAAATGACGATTTAGCAAAAGAAAATGGAATGGACGCAGGATTTGGAAGAGGAACAAAAGGAGCTCATGTTGCAACATTCATTGCAAAGAAATTAAAAGAAAAAATGGAAGAATAA
- a CDS encoding CPBP family intramembrane glutamic endopeptidase, whose protein sequence is MINNMENQSFRIKIIIFFHIIAIAYVGITSTISYFWAIMFLLYLIAVYIEIKGDETLKFYFKFNNFTIIFKDKLLLFILIFYLFGIYIKIKNFDFNAFFSIDLMSITWAPIYEEILYRLIVISFLEIIFKNNKLICFISAFIFAVVHEQYTLLDGKLFVFISAIIYYYSFKKSKSIYSPMLYHFLNNFVKGLYN, encoded by the coding sequence ATGATAAATAATATGGAAAATCAGTCATTTAGAATAAAAATAATAATATTTTTTCACATTATTGCTATAGCTTACGTTGGAATCACTTCTACTATTTCATATTTTTGGGCTATAATGTTTCTTTTATATCTTATAGCGGTTTATATTGAAATAAAAGGCGATGAAACGTTAAAATTCTATTTTAAATTTAATAATTTTACTATTATATTTAAAGATAAATTGCTTTTATTTATATTGATATTTTATCTTTTCGGAATATATATAAAGATTAAAAATTTTGATTTTAATGCTTTTTTTTCAATAGATTTAATGAGTATAACCTGGGCACCTATATATGAAGAAATATTATATAGATTAATAGTGATAAGTTTTTTGGAAATTATATTTAAAAATAATAAGTTAATTTGTTTTATTTCAGCATTTATTTTTGCTGTCGTTCATGAACAATATACATTGTTAGATGGGAAATTATTTGTCTTTATCTCTGCAATAATTTATTATTATTCATTTAAAAAGTCTAAATCAATATATTCACCTATGCTTTATCACTTTCTCAACAATTTTGTAAAAGGACTTTATAATTAA
- the mnmE gene encoding tRNA uridine-5-carboxymethylaminomethyl(34) synthesis GTPase MnmE yields the protein MIFDTIAAISSPPGTGAISVIRLSGDKVIKVIKELFNMENPKPKYMYYSFLKQNNELIDEVTWVYHKGPKSYTGEDMLEIFGHGGILLTKKILNIILSLGVREALPGEFSKRAVMNKKMDLIKAEAINEMIHANSEYSLKAAASQIDGKLSKDIKELKSVLYNIAARIEVEMDYPDDFEVDNFEFLDSLNSVKEKLNYLYENADNGIAAVEGIKMAIVGKPNAGKSTLLNALLRKDRAIVTDIPGTTRDTIEENLNIRGIYIKVIDTAGIRETGDIVEKIGVERSLKAIEESKMILFVLDNSTGIEDYDLEIFEKIKNYTDKKIVIVINKSDIKNTDKIDIPWKEYKIVKISAANGEIQELENLIYNELKDVVITKEYTLTNERQKNAVKKAIDSIENALNGIHLGLTNDAIMFDVRKSIESLNELTGEDYTETLLDNIFGNFCVGK from the coding sequence ATGATTTTTGATACTATTGCTGCAATTTCTTCGCCTCCAGGAACTGGAGCAATTTCAGTAATAAGACTATCTGGTGATAAAGTTATTAAAGTTATTAAAGAACTATTTAATATGGAAAATCCAAAACCCAAATATATGTATTATAGTTTTCTAAAACAAAATAATGAATTAATTGATGAAGTAACGTGGGTATATCATAAGGGACCAAAAAGCTACACAGGCGAAGATATGCTCGAAATATTTGGACATGGTGGTATTCTCCTTACAAAAAAAATATTAAATATAATCTTATCTTTAGGTGTAAGAGAAGCCTTGCCTGGCGAATTCTCTAAACGTGCTGTAATGAACAAAAAAATGGATCTTATAAAAGCTGAAGCTATAAATGAAATGATACACGCTAACTCAGAATATTCCTTAAAAGCTGCAGCAAGTCAAATAGACGGAAAGCTTTCAAAAGATATAAAAGAATTAAAAAGCGTCTTATACAATATTGCGGCAAGAATTGAAGTTGAAATGGATTATCCTGATGATTTTGAAGTTGACAACTTTGAATTTTTGGATTCCCTTAATTCTGTAAAAGAAAAACTCAATTATCTATATGAAAATGCTGATAACGGAATTGCAGCAGTTGAAGGAATTAAAATGGCTATTGTTGGAAAACCAAATGCTGGAAAATCCACACTTTTAAATGCACTTTTAAGAAAAGATAGAGCTATAGTGACTGATATTCCTGGAACAACCAGAGATACTATAGAAGAAAATTTAAACATTCGAGGTATATATATAAAAGTAATTGATACAGCAGGAATTAGAGAAACAGGAGATATTGTAGAAAAAATAGGCGTAGAACGTTCGTTAAAAGCTATTGAGGAATCAAAAATGATATTATTTGTTCTTGATAATTCCACTGGAATTGAAGATTATGATCTTGAAATCTTTGAAAAAATAAAAAACTATACAGACAAAAAAATTGTAATTGTAATAAATAAATCAGATATAAAAAATACCGATAAAATTGATATCCCATGGAAGGAATATAAAATAGTGAAAATTTCCGCTGCAAATGGTGAAATCCAGGAATTAGAAAATCTTATTTATAACGAATTAAAAGATGTGGTAATTACAAAAGAGTATACCCTCACTAACGAAAGACAAAAAAACGCTGTTAAAAAAGCTATCGATTCTATTGAAAATGCTCTAAATGGTATTCATTTAGGTCTTACCAATGATGCTATAATGTTTGATGTAAGAAAATCTATCGAATCTTTAAATGAATTAACAGGCGAAGATTATACAGAAACACTTCTTGATAATATTTTTGGAAATTTCTGCGTAGGAAAATAG
- a CDS encoding GNAT family N-acetyltransferase: MLEGKLVKLRAYSKNDLEKVLEYINDEEVRKNLMPGIPYPFRMEDEEKWYEKLNPFGGGKYDFAIELKKTGEYIGGCGVNEIDWKNSVATVGIFIGKPFFNKGYGTEAMKLLVDFVFKEMNINKVKLHVFSFNQRAIKSYEKVGFKVEGILREQIFREGKYHDEVIMGILRKEWNK; this comes from the coding sequence ATGTTAGAAGGGAAATTAGTGAAATTAAGAGCTTATTCAAAAAATGATTTAGAAAAGGTTCTTGAATATATTAATGATGAAGAAGTTAGAAAGAATTTAATGCCGGGGATTCCTTATCCTTTTAGAATGGAAGATGAAGAAAAGTGGTATGAAAAACTCAATCCTTTTGGTGGAGGAAAGTATGATTTTGCTATTGAATTAAAGAAAACCGGAGAATATATAGGTGGTTGTGGGGTAAATGAAATAGATTGGAAAAATTCTGTAGCTACTGTCGGAATTTTTATAGGGAAACCTTTTTTTAATAAGGGATACGGAACAGAAGCTATGAAGTTGCTTGTTGATTTTGTTTTTAAAGAAATGAATATAAATAAAGTGAAGTTGCATGTTTTTAGTTTTAATCAAAGAGCGATAAAATCATATGAAAAAGTTGGATTTAAAGTTGAAGGAATACTAAGAGAACAAATTTTTAGAGAAGGAAAATATCACGATGAAGTAATAATGGGGATATTGAGGAAAGAATGGAATAAATAA
- the ispE gene encoding 4-(cytidine 5'-diphospho)-2-C-methyl-D-erythritol kinase, with the protein MLFKAYAKVNLYLDVVNKRSDGYHDILTLFQTIPIYDEIEIEFSEKEEFHSEPELNFPWEKNIIKKAIDTFKKLTGYKFNLKIQLQKKLPQGGGIGGGSADAAAVLKFLKEHYNISDKDIIEIGTKIGGDVPFLIFGGTAIAEGIGDKLTFLNPLNLNFEFNFPGIHVSTPEMYGEIDNNWNELQRYGDPYKLYEALKEKNFMLARENAFNIFEQVVFKKYPELKKIKYDMSKKSVFSLMSGSGSTIFAINKAQP; encoded by the coding sequence ATGCTATTTAAAGCATATGCCAAGGTTAATCTCTATCTTGATGTTGTTAATAAACGATCAGATGGATATCATGATATACTCACATTATTCCAGACAATTCCAATATATGATGAAATTGAAATAGAATTTTCAGAAAAAGAAGAATTTCACTCAGAACCAGAATTGAATTTTCCCTGGGAAAAGAATATTATAAAAAAGGCTATTGATACATTTAAAAAACTCACAGGATATAAATTTAATCTCAAAATTCAATTGCAAAAAAAACTTCCTCAAGGTGGCGGAATTGGTGGTGGAAGTGCTGATGCTGCAGCTGTATTAAAATTTTTAAAAGAACATTATAATATTTCTGATAAAGACATTATTGAAATCGGTACGAAAATTGGTGGTGATGTTCCATTTTTAATATTTGGTGGAACAGCAATTGCTGAAGGTATCGGGGATAAACTTACATTTCTTAATCCATTAAACCTTAATTTTGAATTTAATTTTCCAGGAATACATGTTTCAACACCGGAAATGTATGGTGAAATAGACAATAACTGGAATGAATTACAAAGATATGGAGATCCATACAAGCTTTATGAAGCATTAAAAGAAAAAAATTTTATGTTAGCCAGAGAAAATGCGTTTAATATCTTTGAACAGGTTGTATTTAAAAAATATCCTGAACTAAAAAAAATAAAATATGATATGTCAAAAAAATCTGTATTTTCTTTAATGAGCGGCTCTGGAAGCACTATATTCGCAATAAATAAGGCGCAACCTTAA
- a CDS encoding NUDIX domain-containing protein, giving the protein MKEKVWVIDNEVLNDIEFDNSFAVVEQTILEKIFKNAYFIDRDIAENDESKKQIIPYVVLKNENNEILVVKRTKKQTEKRLHNLYSVGIGGHINPVDESENPEQTFYNGLNRELDEETDIEKIKSLKYVGLILDDTTSVSRVHLGILFIAYITKAEIKEKENFEETWISEKELKNFDGKFEGWSEIALKALEVI; this is encoded by the coding sequence ATGAAAGAAAAAGTCTGGGTTATAGATAATGAAGTCCTAAACGATATTGAATTTGATAACAGTTTTGCAGTAGTTGAACAAACCATTCTTGAAAAAATCTTTAAAAATGCATACTTTATAGATAGAGATATAGCTGAAAATGATGAATCGAAAAAACAAATTATTCCATATGTTGTTTTAAAAAATGAAAATAATGAAATACTTGTTGTAAAAAGAACAAAAAAACAAACAGAAAAAAGATTGCATAATTTATATAGTGTGGGAATTGGCGGTCATATAAATCCCGTTGATGAATCTGAAAACCCTGAACAAACATTTTATAACGGCCTTAATAGGGAATTAGATGAAGAAACAGATATTGAAAAGATCAAATCATTAAAATACGTGGGATTAATACTTGATGATACCACATCAGTTTCAAGAGTTCACCTTGGAATATTGTTCATTGCATATATAACAAAAGCTGAAATAAAAGAAAAAGAAAATTTTGAAGAAACCTGGATATCAGAAAAGGAATTAAAGAATTTTGATGGAAAATTTGAAGGTTGGTCTGAAATAGCATTAAAAGCTTTAGAGGTGATCTAA
- the hslV gene encoding ATP-dependent protease subunit HslV → MEFRGTTIVGVKKDGKTVIAGDGQITLGNTIFKGTARKVRRLGEGKVVAGFAGSVADALALFERFEAKYRANAGNLLKAAVELSKDWRTDKILRKLEAMLLVADKNYLLLISGNGEVIEPEENVMAIGSGGPYALAAAKALLKNSDLDAEKIATEALKIAGEICIYTNQNITVEVVE, encoded by the coding sequence ATGGAATTTAGAGGAACAACTATTGTAGGAGTAAAAAAAGACGGAAAAACAGTAATTGCTGGAGACGGACAAATAACTCTTGGAAATACTATATTTAAAGGAACTGCAAGAAAAGTTAGAAGATTGGGTGAAGGAAAGGTTGTTGCCGGGTTTGCAGGTTCTGTTGCAGATGCATTAGCTTTATTTGAACGTTTTGAAGCAAAATACAGAGCAAACGCTGGAAATCTTTTAAAAGCTGCCGTTGAATTATCAAAAGATTGGAGAACTGATAAAATTTTAAGAAAATTAGAAGCTATGTTACTCGTTGCTGATAAAAACTATCTTTTATTAATTTCTGGAAATGGTGAAGTAATTGAACCAGAAGAAAACGTTATGGCTATAGGTTCAGGAGGACCATATGCACTTGCAGCAGCTAAAGCTTTACTTAAAAATTCCGATCTCGATGCAGAAAAAATCGCTACAGAAGCATTAAAAATTGCCGGTGAAATATGTATTTACACCAATCAAAACATCACTGTGGAGGTTGTGGAATGA
- a CDS encoding response regulator transcription factor: MYKILVVEDDKSISRLLELELKHEGYIVEVAFTGKEGLEKYEEFKPDVIILDLMLPEIDGIEVADSIRNYDHNVGIIMLTAKSDLPSKIEGLKTGADDYMVKPFEIEELVARIEALLRRLGKHESMKVGNIEMDLEKMEVKVNEKVVNLTLTEFNLLKYFMQNKNVVISKEKLLEEIWGYDDLENINLVEVYINYLRKKLGKEGKKIKTVRGVGYVFKED; the protein is encoded by the coding sequence ATGTATAAAATTCTTGTAGTTGAAGACGATAAAAGTATTTCAAGGTTGTTAGAACTTGAATTGAAACATGAAGGATATATTGTAGAAGTTGCTTTTACAGGAAAAGAGGGGCTTGAAAAGTACGAGGAATTCAAGCCCGATGTTATTATACTTGATTTAATGCTTCCTGAAATAGATGGTATTGAAGTTGCTGACTCAATTAGAAATTATGATCATAATGTTGGAATAATTATGCTAACTGCAAAAAGCGATCTGCCTTCGAAAATTGAAGGATTAAAAACAGGTGCAGATGATTACATGGTAAAGCCTTTTGAAATAGAAGAGCTGGTTGCACGAATAGAAGCATTATTAAGAAGGCTGGGAAAACATGAAAGTATGAAGGTTGGGAATATAGAAATGGATCTTGAAAAAATGGAAGTGAAGGTTAATGAAAAAGTTGTAAACTTAACACTTACTGAATTCAATCTATTAAAGTATTTTATGCAGAATAAAAATGTGGTAATATCAAAAGAAAAATTACTTGAAGAAATATGGGGATATGATGATCTTGAAAATATAAATCTGGTAGAGGTATATATTAATTATTTAAGAAAAAAGCTTGGAAAAGAAGGAAAAAAAATAAAGACAGTAAGAGGTGTTGGTTACGTATTTAAAGAGGATTGA
- a CDS encoding sensor histidine kinase, with translation MVTYLKRIDNKKSVVWSLTFIYTGIMIVVLLAIIFSLRYFVEKSSVKTYAIYLKQQVERFSDTPQHFMGRMMSRPSLLKDAERLKASLLANKVVILDGIIVNDPYGIVDEKLFNMKEKYAVYEKDDIYYIFIKTKIFDNSDLIIGGPSLEYTALLKTFNSMALNLSFLSILISLLVSYYFAKRSLKPLLIISEEIAEINVENLNKRMPEQNYYEFDKLTQNINLMLEKIDEGYKLQKQFVSDVSHELRTPLTSIIGYIKLIERWGKEDKQIFEESLENIKNSAEYLKDMVENLLLLTKNEEDIVFEELNVKDVVEKIINIYKNEDINIHYELKDLYVKTNSNYLGIIIKVILENAIKYTKQNNKNNVYIKMYNSTIEIIDEGPGIPEDEINKIFERFYKSEKSRTGKGFGLGLSIAKKLSEKLGLKIEVNSILGKGSSFKIKFS, from the coding sequence TTGGTTACGTATTTAAAGAGGATTGATAATAAAAAAAGTGTGGTCTGGAGCCTTACATTTATATATACAGGAATTATGATAGTGGTTTTACTTGCTATCATATTTTCTCTTCGATATTTTGTTGAAAAATCATCTGTGAAAACTTATGCCATTTATTTAAAACAGCAGGTTGAACGTTTTTCAGACACGCCTCAACACTTTATGGGAAGAATGATGTCAAGACCTTCGCTTTTAAAGGATGCTGAAAGATTGAAAGCAAGCTTGTTGGCTAATAAGGTTGTTATCCTGGATGGCATTATTGTAAATGACCCATATGGAATAGTAGATGAAAAATTATTTAATATGAAAGAAAAATATGCTGTATATGAAAAAGATGATATCTATTATATTTTTATAAAAACAAAAATTTTTGATAATTCAGATTTGATTATAGGTGGGCCATCCCTTGAATATACAGCATTATTGAAAACATTTAATTCTATGGCACTTAATTTAAGTTTTTTGAGTATTTTAATATCGCTATTAGTATCGTATTACTTTGCTAAACGTTCTCTTAAACCGTTATTGATTATTTCTGAAGAAATAGCGGAGATTAATGTTGAAAATTTAAATAAACGAATGCCAGAGCAAAATTATTATGAATTTGACAAGTTGACTCAGAATATTAATTTAATGCTTGAAAAAATAGATGAAGGTTATAAGTTGCAGAAACAGTTTGTATCTGATGTATCTCATGAATTAAGAACGCCGCTTACATCTATTATTGGATATATAAAATTAATAGAACGTTGGGGAAAAGAGGATAAACAAATTTTTGAGGAATCACTTGAAAATATAAAAAACTCTGCAGAGTATTTAAAAGATATGGTTGAAAATTTATTATTGCTTACTAAAAATGAAGAAGATATAGTTTTTGAAGAATTAAATGTAAAGGATGTAGTAGAAAAGATTATAAATATATATAAAAACGAGGATATAAATATACATTATGAATTAAAGGATTTATATGTAAAGACAAATAGTAATTACCTTGGAATTATAATAAAAGTTATTCTTGAAAATGCTATAAAATACACAAAGCAAAATAATAAAAACAATGTATATATAAAAATGTATAATTCTACAATTGAAATTATAGATGAAGGGCCTGGAATTCCTGAAGATGAGATTAATAAAATTTTTGAGAGATTTTATAAATCTGAAAAATCAAGAACAGGTAAAGGATTTGGGCTTGGATTATCAATAGCAAAGAAATTAAGTGAAAAATTAGGATTAAAAATAGAGGTTAACAGCATTCTGGGTAAAGGAAGTTCATTTAAGATTAAATTTTCTTGA
- a CDS encoding YicC/YloC family endoribonuclease, whose protein sequence is MRSMTGYGRIEKNIGNYSYTVEIKSLNGKHLNIKTNLPWIYSSLELKVNDLLKKNFKRGSLSVYIDIRLLQPKSIIKIDKPLAKSYYDALNELAQYLHLSDSPSLDLLVKFKEIMRYSIDEEELLVIWEGLEEAVNIAIDKVISVQESEGEKIKGVILEYVEEIEKLTTLIEEKSGEMKEYYKNKLKESLKDLDLNIEYNKERLEYEIALILERGDITEEIDRLKMHTKKFKEVVNSEKESIGQNLDFLAQEMHREFNTIASKSKLKEITAFSLDGRLYVNKIKEQVQNIH, encoded by the coding sequence ATGAGAAGTATGACAGGTTATGGAAGAATAGAGAAAAATATAGGTAATTATAGTTATACTGTTGAAATAAAATCTTTAAATGGAAAGCATCTAAATATTAAAACAAATCTCCCCTGGATATATTCTTCACTGGAATTAAAAGTAAATGATCTTCTAAAAAAGAATTTTAAAAGAGGATCATTAAGTGTATATATTGATATTAGACTTCTTCAACCCAAAAGTATTATAAAAATAGATAAGCCATTAGCAAAATCTTACTACGATGCATTAAATGAACTTGCACAATATCTCCACCTTAGTGATAGTCCATCTCTTGATTTACTGGTAAAATTTAAAGAAATAATGAGGTATTCAATTGATGAAGAAGAATTATTGGTAATATGGGAAGGTCTTGAAGAGGCTGTTAATATTGCTATAGATAAGGTTATAAGTGTTCAGGAGTCTGAAGGTGAAAAGATTAAAGGGGTTATTCTTGAATATGTAGAAGAAATAGAAAAATTAACTACATTAATAGAAGAAAAAAGCGGAGAAATGAAGGAATATTATAAAAATAAATTAAAAGAATCATTAAAAGACCTGGATTTAAATATTGAATACAATAAAGAAAGATTGGAATATGAAATAGCCTTAATTCTTGAAAGAGGAGATATTACAGAAGAAATCGATAGATTAAAAATGCATACCAAGAAATTTAAGGAAGTTGTAAATTCTGAAAAAGAATCAATAGGCCAGAATCTTGATTTTCTTGCCCAGGAAATGCATAGAGAATTTAATACAATAGCTTCTAAATCAAAATTAAAAGAAATTACAGCTTTTTCGCTTGATGGAAGGCTATATGTAAATAAGATAAAAGAGCAGGTTCAAAATATACATTGA
- a CDS encoding DUF370 domain-containing protein yields the protein MYGLINIGFGNVVIGDRVIAIVNPESSPLKRLKDIAKEEGKLIDATYGRKTRAIVITDSNHIILSAIQPETISGRFMQNFYDVESALEKIRREVYSK from the coding sequence ATGTACGGATTAATTAATATTGGTTTTGGTAATGTTGTAATTGGTGATAGAGTTATCGCTATTGTTAACCCAGAATCTTCACCATTAAAAAGATTAAAGGATATTGCAAAAGAAGAAGGAAAATTAATTGACGCAACATATGGAAGAAAAACAAGAGCTATTGTAATTACTGATAGTAACCATATCATATTAAGTGCTATACAACCTGAAACAATTAGTGGAAGATTTATGCAGAATTTTTATGATGTTGAAAGTGCTCTTGAAAAAATCAGGAGAGAGGTTTATTCTAAATGA
- the gmk gene encoding guanylate kinase, whose amino-acid sequence MTKGILYVVSGPSGVGKSSIIKEAMKRLKGFTFSISYTTRKPRPGEVNGKDYFFVDEKTFDEMVKNNEFLEYAEVHGHKYGTSKSFIKEKINEGFSIVLDIDVQGALNVVKQMRKETVLIFIAPPSYSELKKRLLNRGTEKMEDLKRRLEDAKWELSKINEFDYLIVNEDLNESINQLISIFIAEQIKTERVTEHLGNYSFFKFEEE is encoded by the coding sequence ATGACAAAAGGAATACTTTATGTCGTTAGTGGGCCAAGTGGAGTAGGTAAATCTTCAATTATAAAAGAAGCAATGAAAAGACTTAAGGGATTTACTTTTTCCATTTCATATACAACAAGAAAACCTCGTCCTGGCGAAGTAAATGGAAAGGATTATTTCTTTGTAGATGAAAAAACATTTGATGAAATGGTAAAAAATAACGAATTTCTTGAATATGCCGAAGTGCATGGTCATAAATATGGAACATCAAAAAGTTTTATAAAAGAAAAAATCAATGAAGGTTTCAGTATAGTCCTGGATATTGATGTTCAGGGTGCATTAAATGTGGTAAAACAAATGAGAAAAGAAACAGTTCTTATATTTATTGCACCACCATCATATTCTGAATTAAAAAAGCGTCTTTTAAATCGAGGAACAGAAAAGATGGAAGATCTTAAAAGACGTCTTGAAGATGCAAAATGGGAATTATCTAAAATAAATGAATTTGATTATCTAATAGTAAATGAGGATTTAAACGAATCAATCAACCAATTAATTTCAATATTTATAGCTGAACAAATAAAGACTGAAAGGGTTACCGAACATCTTGGTAATTATTCATTCTTTAAATTTGAGGAGGAATGA